The DNA sequence TGGCCACTGTGCCCAAAGGCCGCCCTGTCCCACTGGGCTTGCTTTGCTTGGGCCATGCCTATGCAAACCCCTGGTGTAAGCCCTGCCTGGCAACTCCCCCTGGACGAGTGACAGGTGGCACTGGCATTGGCAGGAGTGGCCTTGGCAGAGGTGGCCGTGCCAGGAGACCCTGCTAAGGGCGGGGGAGACGAatgcagccctgtccctgtgccaagCTCGTGTCCTGCAGCCATGGCCATCCGAATATGCTACTGAGACCCCTTGGCAGAGGGTTTTGGACACGGGGGCTGCCAGCCATGCATGGTGACAGCTGGGGCACCGTGCCACATATGCAGTGTTCCCTGAGGTGGGTGTGGGGCACTGATGTCCCCCACTGCCACGCTCTGTCCGTGGGTGAAACATTCCTGGGTGtgggcagggatttgggatggcaGGACCAGCGCTGGTCCCTCagtgggtgctggggctgctgccccccAACACTCTCTCAGCGCACTCACTCTGCGGCTTCGTCCTCGGGGCCCTCCCCGTCCACCTCGAGGGTGCTGGTCACGTACACCGACATGCTGGGGTGCTCGATGAGCAGGTCCTCCATGGGGCTGCTCCCCACGCCGTCGGGGCCGGGCTCCTCTGCAGTAAAACAGGGGGGAGGGGTGACAAACCAACTCTCGTCCATCAAGCAGGgagcggccggggccggggcagcagccgggggcggggccgggccggggggcgccgggcggggccgcgccgagCGCCCGGGGCCGCCAGCGGGAGCGCggcgagcggggccggggcgggcacGGCTGCCTGGGGCGGGGTGCAGAGCCATGCGGGGCAGcggggacacacacacaccatggacggggcagggagggagggggagagaaAGGGGCATCGTTAGTGCGAGAGACACCCACGGCCGGCACTCGGCACACCGGGCCCGCCGAACCCCCGCTCCGGCACGGGACAGCCcgaggcacagagctgccacacCGCAGCGTTCACGGCAGCAAGGGGCTTCTTCCTTCTCAAAAGGAGAGGAGAATTCAGGCAGTGAAAAACGCTGCTTTCCCCGCTCTGATGGCACTCGAGctgagccgggccgggccgggccgggaaCGCCGACACGCCGGTGCTCACAAACACCACCCAGCACTCGCAAACACGGAAACcgagcacacacagcacaaaaaCAGTCCACACCTTTTCTCTGGAAGAAATCATGGGAATAAATTCTTCAGCAAAGGTTTTCACTGTGCCTTCAACTCCAGCCTGTTAGAGGCCAAATGTTGAGTGGCTGATGCAGAGGCTGacaccccccgagccccccaTGCCTTCCCTTCCTCACCCCTGCCCGGCAGCAGCACCCGGGCCGCCGCTGCTCTcggctgcctgtgctgggattGCTGGGGCTGCaatgggcaggagcaggcaccAAACGTGGGGATGCCCACACCCATTGCCAGGCTCATTGGGGGGATTTGAGGGCACTGGTGAGGGGGGAGGCACTGCAGTATCTACATGGATCCTGCAGCTGGatgaggagcagaaggaagcaCAGGTGAAACTGTTCTTGTGTGGAGAAACCGAGCATGGGGCTGGGTATTCCTGGCTCGgtgcatccccagctcctcctgcagctgatgccccagcccagggctcaggaCAGGCCACAGTTGGCCTTCCAAAGAGGAGAATGCCTTTCTCCAAGTCAGAGGATATCAGCCTATTAATAGCTGCTGACATGCCGGGCTGGAGATTGTTTGtcagcctggggacaggcagggagctgggctggagcagagctcccaCAAAGGGCACAGAGAGCATCCTGGGCACCATGCCCGTGCTCTGCCAAGGTGGGGTTTAATGTCACAAAGCAATATTTTGGGATCCTCAAGTACCTCAGTGATGCAGCCACATCCTGGGAAATGCTCTTTGCTTTCTCCCGGggtgctgagcagggccaggctaAGCaagggggcaggagcagcctcagaAACATTCCAGGGAGGTCTGAGTAATTCTGGTGCCTTTTGCAACACAGGGGGCAATGACCAGGCTGGCTGAGGCTGAATCCTGAGGCTCCCTAGGCTGCCtgtctgctgctgggagggagccaggccgggagcagctgctgccccacagctccaaGGGAAAGGATGGGGCTCCCAGTTTGGTTCTTGGAGTGTTGGTATAACTCAAGCCCCAGAAATAGAGCTGAAGGAATCTGGTCCCCCAGTgctgaggggctgctgtgggaacaGAGTGCCGCTGAGTTGGCAGCAGGGTGCCATTCTGCTGAAGCCAGCGCTGCACCGAGAGCTGAGGCACTTCCCTGGGAAAACGTGGGAGTGCTTTGTGCCAGAGTCAGGCCCTGGTCCCGTGAGCCATCTGCAGCCTCGAGCCAGGGATCAGGGCACGGCATTTCTCTGGCTGGGGAAGCTCCTGGCTCCTCCTGGCATGCCTTAGGCtcgctgcagctgctgccagctggccCTGACACGTGGCAGCTGCATGCCCACTGCTCCATGGACCTCCCTGCAacaaccccctgccatggcactgccctgaccctccctgctcaggcaccTGAatgcccagagcacagggaagcctccccagctgcccatGCCCACACCACCCATCACCTCCAACAGCTCTCCAGTGCTCCACCAGACATGGGGCTGGCCCTGTGCCCCATCCCAGTCTTGTCCCTGCTCTGGTCCCTTCTCCAGGTCACTGCATATGGGAAAAACACCCTAATGAACAACTTGAATAACAAAAACAGGCAGGGAACATCTGCCCAGAGACCTGCTGCCTGCAAGAGAGAGGACAAACTCCTCCTCCTAAACCTGCAGGACACATCTGTGCTCCCTGAGCTGGGGCCTCACAACCAACCAGGGGCTAccaaagcagagcacagcctcaggagctcctgcacaggcaggaggCTTTGTCTCTGATTGCTGCTGCATTTGTAAGGAAAAGGTCATAAAAACATCATTGCAATTGGCTGAGTCATCAATCTACAACAGAAACTCCCAAGGTCtgaagagagctggagaagatCTGCACAGGAGGAATTCAATGTGCCTGCTTGGTGTtacacagggctggggatgctctgggaatggggagcCCTGTGGGCTCTCTAGGTACAGGCACCTGGTGTCAAATCCCTTGTGCTTGGCATGGACAGTGGGAACAATTTGGGAAGACAACCCCCTTGGAAGCTGAGATTTACTCCTCTCAAATGACCCAAGCATGGCAGATCCCTGGTGGCACATGCCCAGCTGGAACAGGCACcactgccccctgccctgccatggggacagccccatccctgacaggggaacagctcctgtgtgctttcagcagggcagggcaggagcagctttgcctggctgctcctggagcagtggaacagggctgctgcccagggcccagctcagcccaggccatggcactgcccagcctgggatCCCCCTGGGCAGCATCACCCCAAAGCTCTGGTGATTTCCCTGCCTTGCCAGGCTCCCCTCCTGCCATGGAGGCTCCTGGAGgcctctgggcagcagcagccccagctggagatgctgaTGCTGCTCCCACACTGGCAGAAAGTTGAGAACCATCcctgagagagggaaaaggaggagcaggtcagaggctgctgcagtgacCATGGCAGAGCATGGGGACCAGGGCAGAGAAAatgaagggcagagctgctctcatgTGGTGTCAGCTCATCTGCTGATGTAAGGATTTGCCCAGCTCTGGAGAGACAAGgtgcagcagaggctgtgggaaGACAGTTCTGCTGCTTTGCTCACCTGCAAGATCAATTATGAGCCagccatcctcctcctcctcttcctccacaaAGGGTttgggctcctccaggccctctggcgtgctgctgtcactgaagAAGAGGCTGGTGAGACGCTGAAACATGGTGGGGAGCAGTCCAGCAGGATGGGCAGGGAGACAGAGCTACTGCTGAGCACCAGCTCCCAGGCACAGACAGGAGagatgggcagggaggggagaaagAGCCCTCGGGGTGTCAGTGACAGGGAGGTTTGGCTGCCACAGGAATCCCAGCTGAGCAGTGTGCAGTGCAGTTGAGAGGTGCTTCACTTGGCTTCAGTGCAAAGGCCTggaacagggagagaaaaaggaacagCACATTAAAACAGGCTGGCAGTGTGGCCCTCCTGCGTCCCAGGGGCTCAGGCGGGCTCAAGGGGACAGCAAAAGGTGCCCCTGGCACCGATCTGTGCCATGGCTGTCCCAGCTGGTGCTGTACCTGAAGCAGCCCTGGgtgcctgtgccctgcagcccccacctGCGCCAAGCCCCTCATTGTGGCCCCATCCTCATGGCTGGGGTGTCCCAGGAGACCCAggcccaggagctggcagggacagagcacacAGTGGCCCTAGGTCAGGCAAACATGCcaagctcctggcagcaggcaggacgaggacagcactgtcacagaatcccagacgggtttggactgggagggaccTTGAAgtcccatctcatcccaccccctgccatggcagggacacctcccactgtcccaggctgctccaaacccatccagcctggccttgggcactgccagggatccaggggcagccacagctgctctgggcaccctgtgccagggcctgcccaccctcacagggaacaattcctttccaatatcccatctaaccctgcctcTTGCAGtaggaagccattccctgtgtcctgtcactccagtcCCTTTTCCCAAGTCCCTTTCCAGATCTCTCagagcccctttaggcactggaaggagcTCCAAGGTCCCCCTAGAGCCTCCTCCAGGTGAGCACTCTCAGCTCTCCCAGTCAGGCTCCAGACCTGacaggctccagcccttggagcatcttTGTGGCCTCTCCTGGactcactgcagcagctccacatccttctGGTGCtgggtccccagggctggggcagctctgcaggtggggtctcacctgggtgggcagaggggcagaatcccccccATCTGCTGCCCCCCCTGTGGGGACAagcccaggatgctgctgcctctctgggctgccagcaCACACTGTTGTTCACACCCAGCCTCTCATCCCAGCCCTTTGTGGGTCTCTgcttcccctctgctcagctcaTCACTGTTTTATGCCTGGTGTGAACAATGCCAATTTTATGactggctttttgcaaatattaaagtgaatattatatgtgttgtgttagaaagttatgctgtattaattctcttaagtagtgtgctaaatatagttttaagttataaaaaatgttaaaatagaaactatgctatgtaagatactttttctaaagaaagaaatcacagcgagatggcagccacaggacacccaaatctttcagagaaaaagaatttattgccctctatcagaagaaacaaacttcttcccacctcgaaGGCgttgtcaggattcagaggaagaagctgacactgaccagacagaatcctatgtttgaatggaatttatgcatcatgtatgaggtgtatgaatatgcaacaggctgttgcttttaaggattaatcctttgttaacgtgGGGCCTTTTtcgggcttgtgctgcccagaaagagatacccagactgtccataactctttgtttctattgtctcataatgtcctaattcaaattgtccaaataaTTATTACTCTcattgtattactatttttataaccattttattactattaaacttttaaaattttaaaaacaagtgattggcgtttttcacacctGGGAAAGCATACTCTCTCCAGTGTGGGGGGAGCTCAGCACTCATTCGTTTCATTGATGTCTGCCAAGCTCCTGGCAAGGCACAGGAGGGGCAGCCAGAAGGTGCAGAGTATTATTTGTGTGTTATTTGTGTGCCTCTTGGT is a window from the Ammospiza nelsoni isolate bAmmNel1 chromosome 12, bAmmNel1.pri, whole genome shotgun sequence genome containing:
- the TP53INP2 gene encoding tumor protein p53-inducible nuclear protein 2 isoform X2, translated to MFQRLTSLFFSDSSTPEGLEEPKPFVEEEEEEDGWLIIDLAEEPGPDGVGSSPMEDLLIEHPSMSVYVTSTLEVDGEGPEDEAAEDAPEARPEPAVPQRGRALPVKAAALDKAGQAQRAQRARQLAERHRLAQKALQRQNRARQRPPRRAKQLPGAFVHQPCQRHCNY
- the TP53INP2 gene encoding tumor protein p53-inducible nuclear protein 2 isoform X1, with amino-acid sequence MFQRLTSLFFSDSSTPEGLEEPKPFVEEEEEEDGWLIIDLAGSRARPGPARRAPAGGPGRSARPRPAPPGPAPPPAAAPAPAAPCLMDESWFVTPPPCFTAEEPGPDGVGSSPMEDLLIEHPSMSVYVTSTLEVDGEGPEDEAAEDAPEARPEPAVPQRGRALPVKAAALDKAGQAQRAQRARQLAERHRLAQKALQRQNRARQRPPRRAKQLPGAFVHQPCQRHCNY